In the Caenorhabditis elegans chromosome X genome, one interval contains:
- the C02B8.6 gene encoding putative RING finger protein C02B8.6 (Confirmed by transcript evidence), translated as MTDICTICHNTPNRPVRLDCNHEFCYICIKGSIQNDMLNCAVCRRPFDSSIILNLSAQVCLKGDAPRDVDDDEEEVQDEEIDVKPDVNLLRAAMNANQNGNRELVAAAPHMNNNGNFHNAQGNYQVPTTSQGMVNQFGWPQFQAHSDFPYTLGYWGNQFPPFWNNAARNWGDVQQAANPVFAGNNQFLGNTQYNVFPPGQMGLPLPTTNIKMDIRDDEQNSVGGQQGMQTPTAGSDVPTAAQYNVQANFNVARVKFFWLYSSRGDGWWRFDQRCEKDIEDEFLANKPNMEMYLFGKPYILDFVAMRQWQKGNLDAWRQIKRVTSSEFDMHNVKGIAGCHVPNVWTVD; from the exons ATGACCGACATTTGCACAATCTGCCATAACACGCCGAACAGGCCAGTGCGGCTTGATTGCAATCACGAGTTTTGCTACATTTGCATCAAAGGCTCTATTCAAAATGATATGCTCAACTGTGCCGTCTGCCGAAGACCATTTGATAGCTCCATAATTCTAAATTTGAGCGCTCAAGTTTGCTTGAAAGGCGATGCACCAAGAGATG TTGACGACGACGAAGAAGAGGTTCAGGACGAGGAAATCGACGTGAAGCCTGATGTCAACTTGTTAAGAG CGGCAATGAACGCAAACCAAAACGGAAACAGAGAACTCGTGGCTGCAGCACCTCATATGAACAACAATGGAaact TTCATAATGCCCAAGGCAACTATCAAGTGCCGACCACTAGTCAAGGAATGGTAAATCAGTTTGGATGGCCACAGTTCCAGGCGCATTCTGATTTTCCTTATACACTTGGGTATTGGGGAAATCAGTTTCCACCATTCTGGAATAATGCTGCAAGAAATTGGGGAGACGTTCAACAAGCCGCCAACCCTGTATTCGCTGGAAATAATCAATTTCTGGGCAATACACAATATAAcg ttttcccTCCAGGGCAAATGGGCTTGCCACTTCCAACAACAAACATAAAAATGGATATCAGAGACGACGAGCAAAATAGTGTAGGTGGACAGCAGGGAATGCAAACTCCCACTGCAGGCAGTGATGTTCCTACTGCAGCCCAATACAACGTTCAGGCGAATTTCAATGTTGCTCGAGTCAAATTCTTTTGGCTTTACAGCAGCAGAGGAGATGGTTGGTGGCGTTTCGATCAACGTTGCGAGAAGGATATCGAAGACGAGTTTCTGGCCAACAAGCCGAATATGGAAATGTACCTGTTCGGAAAGCCGTACATACTTGATTTCGTGGCAATGCGACAGTGGCAAAAGGGCAATCTTGATGCTTGGAGGCAAATAAAGCGCGTGACATCTTCGGAGTTCGACATGCACAATGTCAAAGGAATTGCAGGGTGCCATGTTCCAAATGTTTGGACTGTGGATTAA
- the C02B8.7 gene encoding uncharacterized protein (Predicted) yields MNAVQDAQDQLTKLIRCWEPIDSDDLSKGYTMSDLVYQVSSYVPSPESYSTV; encoded by the coding sequence ATGAACGCTGTCCAAGATGCCCAAGATCAACTCACCAAGCTCATACGTTGCTGGGAGCCCATTGACTCCGACGACCTTTCCAAGGGCTATACAATGAGTGACCTCGTGTACCAAGTTAGTAGCTACGTGCCATCCCCAGAAAGCTATAGTACCGTGTAA
- the C02B8.3 gene encoding DUF5354 domain-containing protein (Confirmed by transcript evidence): protein MNAVQDAQDQLTKLIRCWEPIDSDDLSKGHTMSDPVYQLCSYMPSPKDYNKFHVNGVQMDSDDYTTILTMFANQLPGYAVLNVCLQEAFQFHKANHPSQVSLRCLCQRDGCNLPKTLTDFLDFNKGPIPAVNF, encoded by the exons ATGAACGCTGTCCAAGATGCCCAAGATCAACTCACCAAGCTCATCCGTTGCTGGGAGCCCATTGACTCCGACGACCTTTCCAAAGGTCATACAATGAGTGACCCCGTGTACCAACTATGTAGCTACATGCCATCCCCAAAAGATTACAACAAGTTCCACGTGAATGGAGTTCAAATGGACAGCGACGACTACACCACTATTTTGACAATGTTTGCCAACCAACTTCCAGGATACGCTGTTTTAAATGTCTGTCTACAAGAG GCCTTCCAGTTCCACAAAGCCAACCACCCATCCCAAGTCAGCCTGAGATGTTTGTGTCAAAGAGACGGTTGCAACCTGCCGAAAACGTTGACGGATTTTCTTGACTTCAACAAGGGCCCAATCCCAGCTGTTAACTTCTAA
- the C02B8.1 gene encoding uncharacterized protein (Confirmed by transcript evidence) — MPRKLLEERSTGSATKWLREEEKIEKKSRADQLKIKFMQTRDNSDINSIFSEPPSEFSVLCDDDDCDKGSVVSSTLTTSIRKTFSSFRFDENQRKKGTRKRRSSEVDSKEKS, encoded by the exons ATGCCGCGGAAATTGCTGGAGGAGAGAAGTACCGGCagtgctacaaaatggcttcGCGAAGaagaaaagattgaaaaaaaa aGTCGTGCAGATCAACTCAAGATCAAGTTCATGCAGACTCGAGACAACAGTGATATCAACTCAATATTCTCAGAGCCACCTTCAGAATTCTCCGTGTTATGCGACGACGACGATTGTGAT aaaggcTCCGTTGTCTCTTCGACATTGACCACAAGCATACGCAAAACCTTCTCATCCTTCCGCTTTGATGAAAATCAACGTAAAAAAGGAACTAGAAAACGAAGAAGCAGTGAAGTagattcaaaagaaaaaagttaa
- the F22F1.2 gene encoding non-specific serine/threonine protein kinase (Confirmed by transcript evidence), with amino-acid sequence MANSPLKVDNYILEKKLGEGSYGDVYFCRDERNNKWSVIKLIHKEINGVRDETWRRETFALTALAEVRGISRMYDYGATDIHNYIVMEPLLDDLTNIARRNGIKGFSKSTGFHILWQLVKILQDVHSFGIAHGDIKADNLMISGSNKTFMLSLVDFGLSRSFKDHNGNRTPPIPFPSGCINLIHTPARTANGKPHMEAEDLMQVAYLACICRKLAPWEDIDGHKMTKLKKAFAEKPKKFLGEHQDLKPIIKIIAKQKHGKEPNYKEIMDLLQEMLTSSGGGFAGDSLKAQFVNGAIVLP; translated from the exons ATGGCGAATTCTCCGCTCAAAGTTGACAACtatattttggaaaagaagTTGGGAGAGGGATCTTATGGGGATGTCTACTTCTGCAGAGACGAGCGAAACAACAAATGGAGTGTTATCAAATTGATTCACAAAGAGATAAATGGTGTTCGCGATGAGACCTGGCGCCGCGAGACTTTTGCACTCACTGCACTCGCGGAGGTCAGGGGGATCTCAAGAATGTATGACTATGGGGCGACCGACATTCATAATTATATTG taatggAGCCGCTCCTGGACGACTTGACCAACATTGCTCGCCGAAACGGTATCAAGGGATTCTCAAAGTCTACTGGATTTCACATCCTTTGGCAGCTTGTCAAAATCCTCCAAGATGTTCACTCTTTTGGGATTGCTCACGGAGACATCAAGGCTGACAACCTAATGATTTCCGGTTCGAACAAG ACCTTCATGCTGTCGCTTGTTGACTTTGGTCTGTCACGCTCCTTCAAAGACCACAATGGCAACCGCACTCCCCCAATTCCATTTCCCAGCGGCTGCATCAATCTCATTCACACCCCCGCTCGAACCGCAAATGGCAAACCGCACATGGAAGCGGAGGACCTTATGCAAGTTGCATACCTCGCTTGCATCTGTCGCAAGCTTGCTCCGTGGGAAGATATCGATGGACACAAAATGACTAAACTGAAGAAGGCTTTC GccgaaaaaccaaagaaattCCTTGGAGAACACCAGGATCTCAAGCCGATCATCAAGATCATCGCCAAGCAAAAACACGGAAAGGAGCCGAACTACAAGGAAATCATGGATCTTCTCCAAGAGATGCTCACCTCGTCGGGTGGAGGTTTCGCTGGTGATTCTCTCAAGGCCCAGTTCGTCAATGGAGCGATTGTCCTCCCATAA
- the hil-3 gene encoding Histone H1.3 (Confirmed by transcript evidence), whose translation MSDTVVASAAVQAPAKTVKSPKAAKTTKVPKAKKPVAHPPYINMVTAAINGLKERKGSSKIAILKYITKNYNVGDQIIKINARLRDTLNKGVVSKALVQSVGTGASGRFRVTEKKAAAAKKPVAKKAATGEKKAKKPVAQKAATGEKKAKKTTATKTKKTADKVKKVKSPKKIAKPTAKKVAKSPAKKSAPKKAAAAKPAKKAVAPKT comes from the exons ATGTCCGACACCGTCGTTGCTTCCGCTGCAGTTCAGGCTCCAGCCAAGACTGTCAAGTCTCCAAAGGCCGCCAAGACCACCAAGGTTCCAAAAGCCAAGAAGCCAGTTGCCCATCCACCATACATTAACATGGTCACTGCCGCCATCAATGGTCTTAAGGAACGCAAAGGATCTTCCAAGATCGCCATCCTCAAGTACATCACCAAGAACTACAATGTTGGAGATCAAATCATCAAG ATTAATGCTCGTCTCCGTGACACTCTCAACAAAGGAGTCGTCAGCAAGGCACTCGTTCAATCCGTCGGAACTGGAGCCAGTGGACGCTTCCGTGTTACTGAGAAGAAGGCCGCCGCCGCAAAGAAGCCAGTAGCCAAGAAGGCCGCCACCGGAGAGAAGAAAGCAAAGAAGCCAGTTGCCCAGAAGGCCGCCACCGGAGAAAAGAAGGCCAAGAAGACCACTGCCACCAAGACCAAGAAGACTGCTGATAAGGTCAAGAAGGTCAAGTCTCCAAAGAAGATCGCCAAGCCAACCGCCAAGAAAGTTGCCAAGTCTCCAGCAAAGAAGTCCGCTCCAAAGAAGGCAGCTGCTGCCAAGCCAGCCAAGAAAGCTGTTGCCCCAAAGAcataa